TCCTGAAGCTGCGGATTTTCCAGGACCTCCTTCTCGAAGAACTCCGGATCTTTGCGACCACCCGTCTCCCGAGGATCTTCCACGAAAAACTCACTCTGCGCGATGGTGGTGCCCGAAAAGGTGTTGGTCTCGATGAGATCGGCCCCCGCCTCCAAAAACCGTTTGTGAATGTCTCCAATGACGCCCGGCTGGGTCAGCGACAAGATGTCCCCGTTATTCAGGAGATCCTTCTCGTTCTTGGCAAAGCGCTCTCCGCGGGCCGCTCCTTCGTCCAGCCCATACTCGCGAATGGTCGTTCCCATAGCCCCATCGAGAACCAGAATTCGCTCAGCCAAGCTCTGCTCCAAAGTTTCGAAGGCGGGGCTCTTTTCCATGGTCTTCATCGCTCTTCCCCTAATATCTACATATCTTGATATGTCGATATCTATTTCAGACTGGATACGAAATGCCGCGGAGAAAGGGCTTGCCAGAGTCTCCCGCTTCTGGAGCCTTTCGGGTGTCTGAGACCGTCCCGCTCATTCTGGCCTCCAGTTCGCCGCGCCGGCGCGACCTCTTGGCTGAAGCTGGGCTCTCTTTCGCGGTGCGGGCTTCGGCTGCCGAAGAGCTCCACGATCCCCAGCTCTCGGCCGCGGCTTTGACCGAGGAAAATGCCTTTCGGAAGGCGTCGGCGGTCGCGAGCGAGTTCCCGAGCGCTCTCGTGCTGGGTGCGGATACCTTGGTTTATCTGGATGGGGAGCCCTTTGGCAAGCCGCGCGATTTGGAGGAAGCCTTTTTCATGTTGAGTCGACTGGCCGGACGCACTCATCAAGTCTGCACGGGGGTCTGCCTCTTGGAGAAGGCTTCCGCCAAGCAAAGACGCTTCCACGCTGTGACGGCCGTCACCTTCCGGGCCCTCGATCCGGCCGGGATCGGCGAGTACTTGGCCTCGATCGATCCTCTCGACAAAGCGGGCGGCTACGCGGCCCAAGAACATGGGGAAAAAATCATTGAGCGCCTCGACGGCTCTTGGAGCAATGTCATCGGCCTCCCGATGGAAGCCTTGCAGGCGGAGTTGAAGAATTGGAAGATCTGAAAGAGACTATCTCGAGCGATTCCCCAGGGACTCGCCACCGTTTATGAAAATCATTATCGTGGGGGCGGGCGAAATCGGTCGCCACATGGCAGCGAGTGTCTCGCGGGAAGCACATGACACCGTCGTGATCGATGCCGATGAAGCGCGGGCCACCGAACTGGATGAGTTGCTCGACGCCCGGGTGCTCCAGGGAGATGGCTCCTCGGTCAGCCTGCTTTTGGAGGCAGGCGTGGCCGAATGCGATCTCTTCTTCTCTCTCACCAGCAGCAACAACACCAACCTCGTCTCCAGCTCCATCGCGAAAAAGCTGGGCGCCAAGAAGGTCATTTGCCGGGTCCATGCCAGCATCCAGCGAGAGGAGTGGCTCTTCGACCACCGAGGGCATTTCGGTATCGATTACATTTTCAGCCCGGAAAGGCTGGCCTCGGTCGAGCTTGCCAAATTCATCCGCAATCCTGATTCCATCATGGTGGAGGAGCTGGCTCGCGGCCGCATCGAGCTCCAGCAAGTCCGGCTCCCGATGGAGAACCCCTTGGAAGGCAAAACACTCCGAGAGCTGAAATTGCCCGATCGAGTCCGCATCGGCGCCATTGCCCGCCAAGGCACCCACATCATCCCGACGGCCAACGAGAAAGTCCTCGGAGGCGATATGGTCATCTTTTTTGGGGAACCGCGCAAGCTGCGCGAAACGCTCGACAAGCTCTTGAAAAACAATCGCCGCCAAGAGCAGCCCCGGGTCGTGATCCTCGGGGGAGGAGAGTATGGCTTCGCCCTCGCCCAAATGCTGGAAGCCTCTCACTTCCGCGTGCGGATTTTCGAGGTCGATCGCGAGCGCGCGGAGGAATTGGCCAATCGCTTGGAAAAAGCCGTCATCATCAACGCCGACGCCACTTCGGTCAATGAACTCAAAGAAGAGCAGGTCGGCGAGGCCGAGTTCTTCGTGGCCGCCACCAGCAGCGATGAGGACAATGTCATGACCTGCTTGCAAGCCCACAATCTCGGAACCCACAGCTGCCTCAGTCTCATTCATCGGGCGGACTACGCCGACGCCATCAGCTCCTTCGGCAGCAAGTTTGGGGTGGTGGCTGCGGTCAGCCCACGGGAAGCGGTTCGCCGCGAATTGACGCGCTTCATCACTTCGGATTCCTTCCATCTCGTCCGAAAATTTGGCGAGGTCGAAGTCATCGAAACCACCGTGCCCGAGGGCTCCGGCATCGTGGGCCTCTCTCTCCAGGAAATCGAATGGCCCGAAGAGAGCGTCATCATCGCTCGCATTCACTCCATCCACGCCACCGTCCCTTCCGCCACCGACACCGTCGAGCCGGGCGACAATCTCTTCGCCATGGTTTCCGCCCAGACTCGCAAGCCTTTCCTGAAGCTGGTTCACGGCTGAATCCTTTCTGACTCCGTGAACTTCCGCCTCCTTTCCAAGATCTTCGGATCGCTCGTCCTCTTGCTGGCGGTGGCCATGGCGGCCTGTGGCGGCTTTGCCCTCTTCGAGGAAGCCACCACCGGCGAGTCCTCGGGCGCCCGCGCCCTTTGGCTTTCGACCGGGATGACCGCCCTGCTGGGAGGGGCCCTCCTGGCGATTGGCTGGAAAACCAAGACCGACATTCTTCGCAAGGAAGCCATCGTGGTGGTCGGCTTGGGCTGGGTCATCAGTGGCCTGGTCGGCATGCTGCCCTACACCCTGTGCGAGCCGAGTCTCAACTTCGATGAAGCGCTCTTCGAGTCCGTCTCCGGCTTCACCACCACGGGATCGACTGTCATCCAGGATCTCGACCGCATGCCTCGCTCCATTCTCCTCTGGCGATCGATCAGCCAGTGGCTGGGCGGGGCCGGGATCTTGGTGCTTTTCGTGGCGCTCCTTTCCTACGTCGGGGTAGGGGCCAAGTCTCTCATGCGACATGAATCATCCCTCCGCCAAGGGGAGGGCTCGAACACCCGCGTGCTCCAAACCGCCCGGCAGCTTTGGGTCATTTACCTCGTGATGACTGCCCTCTGCATCCTCGGGCTGTTGGCACTGGGAATGAACCTCTACGACGCCGTCAATCACGGTATGTGCACGGTCGCGACCGGGGGCTTCAGTCCCTACAATGAAAGCATCGGCTACTTCCGCAGCACCCCGATCGAGCTCTTCGTGATGGTCATGATGCTGCTCTGCGGCACCAATTTTCTCGTGCTCTCAGCACTCTACCGGCGGCAATGGAAACGGCTCCGGGTGGAGGAGGAAAGCCGCCTTTTTTACGGGATGTTTTTCATCGCTGTCCTCTCCATCGGCCTCAATCTGACCGCGGAAACCGGGCTGTATGAAGACGCCAGTTCCGCTTTTCTCGACGCCTCCTTCGCGGTCGCCAGCATCATCACCTCCAGCGGATTCACCAGCAACTGGCGGGTGGCCGAGGTCCTGCCCGAAGGCTACGAGCAATGGCCCGGCTTTTCGGTCGCCATGCTGCTGGTGCTGATGGCGATGGGCGGCTGCGCCGGATCGACCGCCGGCGGCCTCAAGGTCAGTCGCTTCCTTCTTTTCCTGAAAATGGGGGCCCAGGAAATCATCGGCGCTTTTCGCCCTCGAAAAACCGTCGTCATCAAAATGAACGGCATGCCGGCCGAGGACTCCGCCCGAAGCGCGGCCCTCATCATGGGGCTCTTCACCGTGACCCTTGGGATCGGCACCCTCGTGATCAGCCTCATCGAACCCCACCTCGATCTCCAAACTTGTTACTCCTGCGCCTTTGCCACCCTTTTCAACATTGGCCCGGGACTGGGCGAGGTCGGCCCCACCGACAACTTCGCTCATCTCAAAGCCGGCACGCTGCTGCTCCTAAGTCTCTTGATGGTCCTGGGTCGCTTGGAGTTACTCGCGATTTTTGTGCTTTTCGTGCCTTCGCTCTGGCGAAAATACTGAAACCCCGTTCCCAGAACCAGGCGCACACTTCAGAAGCTCTTTCCCCGATCCCTGCACCTTTGATTCGACCCAGGGAATGGGAAGGGTGCTCTCCGATCGAGAGCCCCACTCAAAGCGAAACGAGAGAATCTCGCTCAGTAACGCTCGTACGACTCAGGACTGAAGGACCTAAAACGAGGATCCACGGCCGGTCCGCGCTGGCCTTGATTGCTCCAGCTGAGTTGGCTCTTTTCAGACAAGGGCCCCTGCGGCTTTTTCGTGGTGGTGCAACTGGACAAGCCAAGCACTCCCAAACCAGCCAAGGAGGCGAAAAGAATCGGCTTTTTCATGGCGTCAACGTAGGGGCTTTCCGGCGATGATCAAGAGCGCTCCTCGATGACTTGGTCTCCCGGAGTGAGGGAACCACGCAGACTCCCTTCGATGACATCGGCGACTGAGGTATTGTCCTCGATCGTGGTCACGTTCAGCTTGGCGATGAGGGTGCCATTGCGCATGACCAAAAGCGGCACATCGCCCGAGACGCCTTGCCGTTTCCCGGCATTGATGACCACATACCCCCACTCGGAGTTGACGGCGGTCACGATGGCTTCCAGTTGCTCGATATTGCGGCGGCGCCAGTCACGGT
This sequence is a window from Verrucomicrobiota bacterium. Protein-coding genes within it:
- a CDS encoding TrkH family potassium uptake protein, encoding MNFRLLSKIFGSLVLLLAVAMAACGGFALFEEATTGESSGARALWLSTGMTALLGGALLAIGWKTKTDILRKEAIVVVGLGWVISGLVGMLPYTLCEPSLNFDEALFESVSGFTTTGSTVIQDLDRMPRSILLWRSISQWLGGAGILVLFVALLSYVGVGAKSLMRHESSLRQGEGSNTRVLQTARQLWVIYLVMTALCILGLLALGMNLYDAVNHGMCTVATGGFSPYNESIGYFRSTPIELFVMVMMLLCGTNFLVLSALYRRQWKRLRVEEESRLFYGMFFIAVLSIGLNLTAETGLYEDASSAFLDASFAVASIITSSGFTSNWRVAEVLPEGYEQWPGFSVAMLLVLMAMGGCAGSTAGGLKVSRFLLFLKMGAQEIIGAFRPRKTVVIKMNGMPAEDSARSAALIMGLFTVTLGIGTLVISLIEPHLDLQTCYSCAFATLFNIGPGLGEVGPTDNFAHLKAGTLLLLSLLMVLGRLELLAIFVLFVPSLWRKY
- a CDS encoding Maf family protein — protein: MSETVPLILASSSPRRRDLLAEAGLSFAVRASAAEELHDPQLSAAALTEENAFRKASAVASEFPSALVLGADTLVYLDGEPFGKPRDLEEAFFMLSRLAGRTHQVCTGVCLLEKASAKQRRFHAVTAVTFRALDPAGIGEYLASIDPLDKAGGYAAQEHGEKIIERLDGSWSNVIGLPMEALQAELKNWKI
- the trkA gene encoding Trk system potassium transporter TrkA, whose product is MKIIIVGAGEIGRHMAASVSREAHDTVVIDADEARATELDELLDARVLQGDGSSVSLLLEAGVAECDLFFSLTSSNNTNLVSSSIAKKLGAKKVICRVHASIQREEWLFDHRGHFGIDYIFSPERLASVELAKFIRNPDSIMVEELARGRIELQQVRLPMENPLEGKTLRELKLPDRVRIGAIARQGTHIIPTANEKVLGGDMVIFFGEPRKLRETLDKLLKNNRRQEQPRVVILGGGEYGFALAQMLEASHFRVRIFEVDRERAEELANRLEKAVIINADATSVNELKEEQVGEAEFFVAATSSDEDNVMTCLQAHNLGTHSCLSLIHRADYADAISSFGSKFGVVAAVSPREAVRRELTRFITSDSFHLVRKFGEVEVIETTVPEGSGIVGLSLQEIEWPEESVIIARIHSIHATVPSATDTVEPGDNLFAMVSAQTRKPFLKLVHG